In Chryseobacterium camelliae, one DNA window encodes the following:
- a CDS encoding YtxH domain-containing protein, with product MGNKTKGLLALVGLGALAYWKYKKSTPEEQQKVKDKINTAKDNFNKWGNDLKSKANDVASQVQNKANDVASQVQNKAEDVKSQAENAIN from the coding sequence ATGGGAAATAAAACGAAAGGCTTATTGGCTTTAGTAGGTTTAGGTGCATTAGCATATTGGAAATACAAAAAATCTACTCCTGAAGAGCAGCAAAAGGTGAAAGATAAAATCAACACTGCAAAGGACAATTTTAACAAGTGGGGAAATGATCTTAAAAGCAAAGCTAATGATGTAGCTTCTCAAGTTCAGAATAAAGCTAATGACGTAGCTTCCCAGGTACAGAATAAAGCTGAAGACGTAAAGTCACAGGCTGAAAATGCCATCAACTAG